From Bacillus sp. Marseille-P3661:
GTGTCAATCGGGCACCCTGTTTTTTTGTTTAGATTCTAAGCGCTTTCGCTTTTCGGATTTCCCTTTAGGTTTAAATCTTGTATAATGGGAACTAGGTAAATATTACAAATGGAAAGGTTGATACAGATGGCTGATTGTATATTTTGTAAGATCGTTGCTGGCGAAATTCCGTCTGCCAAAGTGTATGAAGATGAGCATGTCTTAGCTTTTTTAGACATATCTCAAGTTACAAAAGGACATACACTAGTGATACCAAAGAAGCACAATGAAAATTTATATGATCTTTCAACTGAAACTGCTCAACAACTATTCGCTGCAGTTCCTAAAATTACGAATGCAATTAAAGATCAATTAAATCCAGAAGGTCTAAACCTCGTTAGCAATACCGGCGAAAAAGCAGGACAAACAGTTTTTCATTTACATCTTCATTTAATCCCGAGATACGGTGAAGGTGATGGATTTGGGGCAGTATGGAAATCGAATACTAGCGACTACACAAAAGAGGACTTACAAAACATTGCTGCATCTATTTCAGCAGGGATTAAATAGCCATACATAACATATTGTGATTCTTATTAAATTAAACAAACTAGAAACGCACGCCATTTTGCGTGCCATTTTTTAAGTATTTTTCTTTTAATTTTTCAAAATTTTTTTGGTATTTCTTAATCAAAACATGGTAGGATAATAGCATAATTGTACTGTTTTTGTATTAAACTTTTTATTTCAAAGTAGCAAAAAACTTTAGTAGGAGGCAAAAAAATGAAACGCGCATACAATTTTAATGCAGGTCCATCTGCATTACCATTTGAAGTTTTACAAAAAGCTCAAGCAGAATTATTGGATTTTAAAGGTTCTGGAATGTCAGTAATGGAATTAAGTCATCGCAGCAAAGAATATGATGCAGTACATGAAGAAGCACAGTCACTTCTTCGAGAATTGTTAAATATCCCGGAAAATTATGATGTATTGTTTTTACAAGGTGGTGCCAGTTTACAATTTTCTATGATTCCGATGAACTTCTTAGGGAAAGACCAAGCGGCAAACTATGTATTAACAGGTTCATGGTCTGATAAGGCCTTAAAGGAAGCAAAAAAGGTTGGACAAACCCATATTGCAGCAAGCACAAAGGAAGCGAAATATAACTCTATTCCAAGTGTAGAAGATATCGAATTAAGTGAAAATCCTGGTTATTTACATATTACTTCGAATAATACAATATATGGAACACAATGGGCTGAATTCCCTAAATTAAATAACGTGGACCTTATCGGTGACATGTCTAGTGATATTTTAAGTCGAAAGTTTAATGTTGAAGACTTTTCACTTATCTATGCTGGAGCTCAGAAGAATTTAGGACCATCAGGCGTTACCGTTGTTATTCTAAAAAAAGATCTACTCTCTCGTATACCTGAAAATCTTCCAACAATGTTAGATTATCGCACACATGTTGATTCAAACTCTTTATATAATACACCGCCAACTTTTGGAATTTATATGCTGTCCCTTGTACTACAATGGGCTAAGGATCTCGGTGGCTTAGATAAAATTGAAGCAATAAATAAGGAAAAAGCCTCATTGTTATACAATGCAATCGAAGAAAGTGATGGTTTTTATAAAGCGCATGCGTTACCAGGTAGTCGCTCAAATATGAACGTTACATTCACTTTACCTAGTGACGAACTAACAAAAGATTTTCTTGCTGGTGCTAAAGAAGCTGGCTTTGTAGGATTAGCTGGACATCGATCAGTTGGTGGTTGCCGAGCATCTATTTACAATGCAGTACCATTAGAATCTTGTGAAGCCTTACGTGATTACATGAATTCTTTCAAAGCAAATAATTAAATTAAATTTTCAAAACTATTCATTATAACTCTTTTAATATAATAAGATTTTTGTTAATATATTATATATAATTTTTGCAATAGGTCATAAGGACACTATTGAAAAATTAAAAAAAGTGTAGATTAGTAGAGGAGAGATGAGAAATGAATACAAAAGTACTTGTATCTTTAGCGATGTTAGTTGGGATTGGTGCAGTTTTACATGCTGTTGTCCCCCCTGTTTTTTTAGGAATGAAGCCTGATATGTTACTTACAATGATGTTTTTAGGAATAATTTTATTCCCGGAAAAGAAAAATGTTATTGTATTAGCACTTGCAACTGGTATTGTATCTGCTTTAACAACTGGTTTCCCAGGTGGTCAGGTGGCAAACATGATTGATAAACCAATCACTGCATTTTTATTTTTTGCATTATTTTTAGCTGTTAGAAAAGTAAATCAATCAGTGGTTTCAGCCAGCATTCTTACTGCTATCGGTACAATTATTAGTGGGTCAGTGTTTCTAGGATCAGCACTCGTATTATTCGGACTTCCAGGCGGCGCTTCTTTTGCGGCTTTATTTACAGCAGTTGTATTACCAGCAACCGTTGTAAATACTATTGCTATGGTTATTATTTACCCAATTGTACAGGCGATTCTTAAGCGCAGTAAAATCGCGGTCCCGCAACAATAACAGAACAAAAGCACCTATAAAGGTGCTTTTGTTTTTTTTACATATTCAAAAAATGCCGTTATAATATAAGTATATTAATTTGGAGGGTGATAACTATGTCTAAAGGAAAATCTCTATTAGCCGGAATTCTCGTAGGTGGGGTTGCAGCAACGATCACTACACTATTAGTGTCGCCAAAAAGCGGCCACGAATGGAGAGAAACAATTAAGTTAAATAGTTCTAAGGTAAAAGATGCTGTAAACGCTTTAAAATTAGAATCATCATCCATAAAAGAACAAGTCGTTAACTCTTCAAAAGAAAGTGCGCTCATTCTCAAAGACTTTTCTAACGACGTAAAAACTTCAGTATCCGCTTGGAGAAAAGATATTGAACCTAACCAAGCAAGAATTAACGATGAATTAAAAAATATTGAAGAGTCATTCCGGAAGTTAGAAAGTTTAACCAATAAGGAATAAAAAAAAGGCTATTTTACAGGCTTTTTATCATTATATCAATAAATTTTCACAATAATTTAATCAATTTTCTGAATTTAGGCAAAAAATACTCTTTATATTTAGTTAATTTATTGGCATAATAGAAGAATAATATTATTAGATTTCTAGAATAATCATTTTAAGAAAAGTTGGTGAACAATATGAGCCTTGAGGATCGTCCATACCCGATGAAAGACGCAATAATTTTCAGTCAAAAAATTGGACAGTTAAGTAAAGCACTATGGAAATCAATTGAAAAGGATTGGCAAAACTGGATTAAGCCTTACGACCTTAATATTAATGAGCACCATATTCTCTGGATAGCATACCATTTAAAAGGCGCTTCCATTTCTGAAATTGCTAAGTTCGGGGTAATGCATGTATCAACTGCTTTCAATTTCTCGAAGAAATTGGAAGAAAGAGGTTTCTTAACATTCTCGAAAAAAGAGGATGATAAAAGAAATACGTATGTAGAGCTTACAGAGCAAGGCGAGGAAATACTGCTTAAAACAATGGAAACTTATGATCCTGAGCAATACGGAGCACACAATGCTGCAAATCCATTGCGTGAACTATATGGAAAATTTCCAGAGATGACCGAGTTTATGTGTATTATCCGCAATATCTATGGCGATGATTTTATGCAAATTTTTGAAAAATCTTTTAATAATATTAACGAAGATTTTGTGGAAGACAACGGAAAGTTGATTAAAAAGGATCCAGCAAAACTACAAACTGAACAGAAAGAACCAGTAAGTAGTTAATGCTCTTCCCTGACGTCGTTTAATGATTTTCTTAATTCCATCATTAAGGGCAGATAAAGTTTTTGACCAATTAATGCATCGATCATCTCTTCTGCAGAAATTTTATGATTAAGTAAACCAACAAACTTGGTGAGGAGCGGGATAAAGTGGACAAACCCCTCCTCTTTTTGTTGTTCATATAAACAATTCAGTTCTTCACAAAGTTTAAATATATCGTCCACTTCGTCCTCTGTCAAATCTTTATTTATTACAATTTCATAAACAGGAAACTGGCTACCTCTTAACATTTTAAGTAACAGTTTTTGATGGTATTCAACCTTCTTCAAGCGCTCTTCTAATTCCATTTAACGTTCTTCCTCACTTTTTTATACTTGCTATAACGTTTTCATTTTTAACCTATTACACAACTTTCCAATTCATTAAAATTTCACTAATAATTTATCTTAAAAACCTATTGATTTTTAATGAAAAACATAATAAAGTATTTGAAGTATCTTAAGCAATTGCATTATTTTAATCAATGTGTTTTCGACATAATATGCGATTTTATCCTATAATATTATTAATATCGAGGTGGTTTACGTGATTTGTTGGAAAACAATTAATCTATCACGTGACTTTGGTAATCATCGTCTTATATCTATTTCAATTATTATTATGTTTTTATCTTTTATTATTATGTACGTACCTTTAAGTATTATAAACGAAAATATTCACTTAAACGATAATGGTTTACCGTTATTTCTTATCGGTTTATTCATAATGATACCCGTTCATATTATTTGTCATGCTATACCTGCTTGGATTACGTCAAAAAAAACTAAGATTAGACTTTCATTTGGATTTATGTTCATGCCTACATTTCAAATTCAATATTTAGATTCTATGGGCAAATTTATTAAAGTCCTTTCGATTTTATCACCGACACTTTTCATAACGGTACCTTTAGTATCTGCAAGTATTCTTTTCCCTGTTTATATGCATTACCTTCTTATACTTGCTGCTTATAATATCGGACTATCGTTAACTGATTATATTTATTTAAAGCATCTTATAAAGGCACCAAAAAAATGTCAAATTGATCAAACTAATGACACCTTTGATATTTTAATTCATAGAGCACAGTAGCACTCAATTTTTGGGTGCTTTTTTTAATGCAATTTCACATGAGTTTTATCCAAAACTAAACCGGATCCCTATTGTATTAATAATTAATAATTCTTCTACATTTTTTTTGTTATTGTTAATAAAATATAGTAGAATGAAATAATAAACATTGATAATGGAACTCATTCTAATACTCTACTATATCTTTACCTAAGGAGGAATCTCAATTTTATGATTTCCTTGTTCATTGTATTTGCGATTTTCTTCTTGTATCTAATCAATTCAATGACTAATTCATTGTGCATGAAAAAAGAGATTCCTGAAGATCGCCAGCCAAAAGTATTTAGAACGATAAATGTTTTAATAACAATATTATTAGTATCATCCTATGTAGAAATTTTGTATACATAACGAAAATGAAAGTCAAAATTTACCCGTTACCCATTGCATTGGTAGCGGGTAAATTTTTTACGGATATACTCTATAGCAAGTTAGCCTGACGTATTGTGCAAAGTATTTATTTCAAGATGGCTCTGTTTGTTTTAAAGCCATTTTATCGTTTTTATTTTAATCATTTTAAGAAGTATGTTATAGTAATTGTTGTGTTTAACAATTATGAAAATTATAGGAGTGTCATTATGATGATGAAAAAGTGGTTATTATCTGCAACTGCTGCAGTTGCAATTTTTGGACTAGCTGCGTGTAGTACAGCTGAAGAGGAAGTTATCGTAGAAACATCAGCCGGAGATATTACGGAGGATCAATTGTATCAAAAACTTAAGGACCAGTATGGAGAAATGGTTATTTATGAAATGGTTCTTACGAAAGTATTAGAAGATAAATACAGTGTTACCGATGAAGAGGTTAATAAAGAATTAGAAAAACTAAAAGAACAATACGGGGATCAATTTGAATTCTTCCTATCCTCAAATGGAGTTAAAGATGAGGAAGCTTTTAAAGATACTCTAAAACTTCAACTTATTCAGGATAAAGCTCTTGCTACTTATATAGAAATTCCTGAAGAAGATATTAAAGCACGTTACGACGAAATGAAACCAGAAATTAAAGCAAGTCATATTCTTATAAAAGATGAGACGCTTGCCAAAGAGGTTCTACAAAGAGTAAATAATGGCGAGGATTTTGCTGAGTTAGCAAAAGAATACTCTGAGGATCCCGGTTCAGGTGCAGCAGGTGGCGATTTAGGGTATTTTGGACCTGGCATGATGACTCCTCCATTTGAAGAAGCTGCATATGCATTAGACGTAAATGAAGTAAGTGACCTTGTTAAATCTGATTTTGGCTATCATATTATTAAAGTTACTGATCGTAAAGAATTAGAGCCGTATGAGGAAAAGAAGGACGATATACGTAAAGAGTTAATACAAGCAAAAGTACAGGAAGATCCGACAGCTGTTCAAGAAAAGATCAAAAGTGAATTAAAAGAAGCGGATATTAAAGTAAATGATAAAGAGCTAAGTGGAATCTTTGATTTTATTACAGCTGAAACTCCTGCCGAGACAAC
This genomic window contains:
- a CDS encoding YtxH domain-containing protein, which codes for MSKGKSLLAGILVGGVAATITTLLVSPKSGHEWRETIKLNSSKVKDAVNALKLESSSIKEQVVNSSKESALILKDFSNDVKTSVSAWRKDIEPNQARINDELKNIEESFRKLESLTNKE
- a CDS encoding DUF1878 family protein yields the protein MELEERLKKVEYHQKLLLKMLRGSQFPVYEIVINKDLTEDEVDDIFKLCEELNCLYEQQKEEGFVHFIPLLTKFVGLLNHKISAEEMIDALIGQKLYLPLMMELRKSLNDVREEH
- a CDS encoding DUF3267 domain-containing protein, whose protein sequence is MICWKTINLSRDFGNHRLISISIIIMFLSFIIMYVPLSIINENIHLNDNGLPLFLIGLFIMIPVHIICHAIPAWITSKKTKIRLSFGFMFMPTFQIQYLDSMGKFIKVLSILSPTLFITVPLVSASILFPVYMHYLLILAAYNIGLSLTDYIYLKHLIKAPKKCQIDQTNDTFDILIHRAQ
- a CDS encoding HTH-type transcriptional regulator Hpr, producing the protein MSLEDRPYPMKDAIIFSQKIGQLSKALWKSIEKDWQNWIKPYDLNINEHHILWIAYHLKGASISEIAKFGVMHVSTAFNFSKKLEERGFLTFSKKEDDKRNTYVELTEQGEEILLKTMETYDPEQYGAHNAANPLRELYGKFPEMTEFMCIIRNIYGDDFMQIFEKSFNNINEDFVEDNGKLIKKDPAKLQTEQKEPVSS
- a CDS encoding peptidylprolyl isomerase, which translates into the protein MMMKKWLLSATAAVAIFGLAACSTAEEEVIVETSAGDITEDQLYQKLKDQYGEMVIYEMVLTKVLEDKYSVTDEEVNKELEKLKEQYGDQFEFFLSSNGVKDEEAFKDTLKLQLIQDKALATYIEIPEEDIKARYDEMKPEIKASHILIKDETLAKEVLQRVNNGEDFAELAKEYSEDPGSGAAGGDLGYFGPGMMTPPFEEAAYALDVNEVSDLVKSDFGYHIIKVTDRKELEPYEEKKDDIRKELIQAKVQEDPTAVQEKIKSELKEADIKVNDKELSGIFDFITAETPAETTEETKETEKAEESSEKEESK
- the serC gene encoding 3-phosphoserine/phosphohydroxythreonine transaminase, with amino-acid sequence MKRAYNFNAGPSALPFEVLQKAQAELLDFKGSGMSVMELSHRSKEYDAVHEEAQSLLRELLNIPENYDVLFLQGGASLQFSMIPMNFLGKDQAANYVLTGSWSDKALKEAKKVGQTHIAASTKEAKYNSIPSVEDIELSENPGYLHITSNNTIYGTQWAEFPKLNNVDLIGDMSSDILSRKFNVEDFSLIYAGAQKNLGPSGVTVVILKKDLLSRIPENLPTMLDYRTHVDSNSLYNTPPTFGIYMLSLVLQWAKDLGGLDKIEAINKEKASLLYNAIEESDGFYKAHALPGSRSNMNVTFTLPSDELTKDFLAGAKEAGFVGLAGHRSVGGCRASIYNAVPLESCEALRDYMNSFKANN
- a CDS encoding HIT family protein; the encoded protein is MADCIFCKIVAGEIPSAKVYEDEHVLAFLDISQVTKGHTLVIPKKHNENLYDLSTETAQQLFAAVPKITNAIKDQLNPEGLNLVSNTGEKAGQTVFHLHLHLIPRYGEGDGFGAVWKSNTSDYTKEDLQNIAASISAGIK
- a CDS encoding tryptophan transporter, translated to MNTKVLVSLAMLVGIGAVLHAVVPPVFLGMKPDMLLTMMFLGIILFPEKKNVIVLALATGIVSALTTGFPGGQVANMIDKPITAFLFFALFLAVRKVNQSVVSASILTAIGTIISGSVFLGSALVLFGLPGGASFAALFTAVVLPATVVNTIAMVIIYPIVQAILKRSKIAVPQQ